The DNA sequence CAATTTGAATTGGGTAAAAATGTCCATCTGCAAGATTGGCAACCCTTCAGGAATCTGTTCAATAGGGCGGTAATCGAGTCCGAATCCAAAGGCAACCCCCGAAACGACTATCAAGGCGACCAGGGTGCTCGGTACGGCCGTGGTAATGCGTTTGAACCCATAAATGATAAAAATGGTCGCCAAGGCCAAGACCAACTCAAGCCAATCGATATTTTTCAAGGCTCTGGGCAATACCTTGATGGTACCTACTACCCCAGAGGCATCTTTGGCGGCAAGGGTTTGTGATTCTTTGAGTATATCGGCCTCAGTGGTCATTTCTGCCCTTCGAATGGTTTCCTCAAAATCTTCCAGTACCAAAATGCCCTCACCGGCCTCTTCTTTGAGAATGTTCTCTAAAATCTCCTCTTCTGCTGCCGGTATATACTCTGACACATAATCGTTGTCTTCTTTTGGATAGTACCCTACCGCTGGAAGAATCTGGGTGACCAGTATGATGACCCCGATGGCTGTCATGAACCCCGAGACCACTGGGTAGGGAATATACTTGATGTATTTACCAAGCCCTATGATTCCCAATCCTATCTGCATCAATCCGGCCAAAAGAAAAACTGCCAGTATGATGGGCAGCGCTTTGCCCACATCACCATCGTTTACGGCCAATATACCTGCAATGATGACCATGCTTACAGCTGTCATGGGTGCTGTCGGGCCAGATATTTGGGTGTTTGTTCCTCCGAACAAGGCGGCAAAAAAACTGATGAATATCGCTCCGTATAATCCGGCACTTGGGCCCAACCCTGAACTCACCCCGAACGCAAGTGCCAAGGGTAGTGCTACGATACCTGCGGTGATGCCTCCAAAAAGATCGCCCCTAAAATGGGCGAAAAGATTCTTCATATTGTTGATTTAAAGAAAGATTGTTTGTGAATATCGGATTGGCAATAAGAGAACCTTAATCTGGTCGTATGTGATAGATGTCATCTAATTGTGTGACATCGTTCATGCTGATTTCCATATCGTTCGCAATACCCGTTTTAATGTCATATACCCAACCATGAAGATGAAGAAACTGACCTTCTTTCCAGGCATTTTGTACTATCGAGGTTTTGGCAAGGTCTGCAACCTGTTCCTTGACGTTCAATTCTACCAGACGATCCCACCTTTTATTTTCATCGTCGATAGCCTCAAGCTCTTCTCTATATTTGGCATAGATGTCTTTGATATGGCGTATCCACTTGCCTACAAACCCGACAGTACTGTTCCCCATGGCTGCTTTCACGCCTCCACAGCCATAGTGCCCGCATACAATAATGTGCCTTACTTTAAGGGCATTGACCGCATATTCGAGCACACTGAGCATATTGATGTCTGTATGTATGGCCATATTGGCAATATTTCTATGGGTAAAGACCTCGCCAGGTTCAGCCCCTATGATCTCGCTCGAGGGTACCCTGCTGTCAGCGCAGCCCAGCCACAGCAACGGAGGGTGCTGCCCCTTTGACATTTCACTGAAATATTCAGGATTGCTGGCAAGTTTCTCGGCCGCCCATTTTTTGTTCTTTTCAAGAATATCTTTATAGTATAACATAACAACGATGCTTTTATTTAGGCTTTAAAATAGGGGTTTTGAAGCATATTTAAAAGTAATACTTTTGCAAATAATGCTGAAGGTGATCAAAAATCTTTTAGAGATTTTAGGTTTTCGGTGGGCATCCAACCTGTCTGCCCATCGGCTATCTTGATTTTACTCCATCCATCATATTGGTCAAGTACATTGACTTTGGTGCCTTCATGCAAGATGAAGACCGCTTGGCTTCGATTGTTGGGTTCAGCTGTTATCTTGACCTCTTCAGAAAAGATAATCGCAGGTTTATCGTTCTTGTACTCTTGATGTCTCAGATAAGAAAAGATCAGTGCCCAGAATGCCAAAAACATTGAAACCATGCTTGAGATGAAAGCAATGCGTTTTTTTAATGCTGAACGCATGAAATAATAAAACAGATAGGCCAAGACGAATATCATTGCAGATATGACCGCCATGGCGGCCCACTGGTCAAAAGAAAAAAGGCCTATAACACCTTCATAGATTTTTGCCATGGCCGTTTTGGGCATTTTTTCTATGGCATCAAGCCTCATGTTCTGGGCATAGACCAAATTGTTCTTGATTTCACCATCGCTGGGGTTTAGCAATAGGGCTTTTTCATAATAATAAATACTAGGTCCTATTTCGTTCAACTTGTAATGGGCGTTGCCCAAATTGAAATATAGTTCTGAAGAATGCAGCCCATCTGCTATTATTTCTTCATATAATTCAATAGCTTTTTGGTATTCGCCCGAATTGTAGGCATCATTGGCCTGGGAGAACAATTGATCGCTTTGGGCATTTGCCCACACGCTGGCAAACAATACAACACTAGCCAAATATTTCTTCATATTCACAGTTGTTTGTCCATTTTCGAAATGACTTCACTTGCCTTGTCGTAATCTTGCTGCATCTGCACTTCTGAAAAGGGACTGTACCTAGCCATCTCGCAGTTTTTTAGCAATGCGATGAAACCATTGACAGTATCTTCATCAACATCTTTATCATTCAACAGAACCATTATCTTCTCTTTGCTGAACTCACTGGTGACGATTTTCAGTTTGGCTTTCAGGTAGTTGTGAAGTGCTTTTTCCAATGCGATATAAAAATGATCTTCGTTGCCCAATTCTTTTTTGGCCGTTGATAGGTATTTTTTGGCCAATCTATCTGCTCGCTTCAATCTGTTTCCTTCCACATCACTTGCGATGGCCTTTCTTCTTTTGAACACCAAAATTGCTACGGGAATAAGCAACAATGGCGAAATCAATAGCAGATAGAAGCGTGTTGAACCAAAGAAAAAGTCAGTATCGATCTTAGTGAGGTTTGGGTTCACTTTTATGAAATGGAACTGCTTGCCCGTGGGCACGACAAATTTGGTGCCTCCATTATTAGAAGCTATCGAGGTGGTAGCATCGGTCGGGCCTTGAAGTACATCCAAGGTGATTTCTTCCGATTCAAGTGTATGGTATTTTCCTGTCTTCGGATTGAAATAACTGAAAGAAATGCTCGGAATAGGGTATTTTCCTTTATAGGAAGGAACGATGGTGTAATTGTTGGACACTTTTCCCTCCATGCCGGAAGAAGTGGTTCGAACTTTTTCCTCAAATTCAGGTTCATATACTTCCAGTGCGCTCGGAAGCTCGGGCTCTGGCAATTGAAACAACTTTAAATTTCCATTGCCACTTACCTCAATTTTGGCCTGCAACGACTCAGAGGCATTCAATGAAGACTTACTTGTGCTCACAGAAAAGTCAAACTGGCCGACCGCTCCTCCAAAATTTGCGGGTTTGCCCGTTTCAGGCAGCCTTCTGACGTTGAGCAGCCTTTTGCCTGCAGAGACTGTCTTGCTGGCCTGCTTATAGATTCTGCCTCCAAAAAAATCACGCCTGTTGGTGGGAACATCCACATAAATTTCAAGTGATAACGGCTCGATTTCCAATTTTCCGGTTTTCTGCGGATAAAGTACCATCCGCTTTAAGACAACACTCCGATAGGGCTTGCCCCTGAAAGTGGTATTGACCGTATTATACTTGGTCACAGGGATATCTTGACTCCAGAAATTATTGTACTTGGGGTTGTCAATATGCCGATAATTGGTTACGCTGATATTCGGACTGATATATAGTTTGTACACCACACTCACGGCCTCGTTCAGGTAGGGGGAAGATTTTGAGACCTCGGCCACTAAGTGAAGGCTTTCATCGGCCACATCATCTACTGTCTTGGGGGCATTGGGGTTGTCTACCGCCGAGGTCACTTCGACCGCTTTCGGAACGGTCTTGTATGTTTCACCACTGATTTCGATGGTGGCCTGCTCGATGGTGAACCTACCCTGTTTCGTTGGGGTCAGAATATAGGAGTACGATTTTGAAAAACTGCGTTTGCCGTTTATCCATGAAGAACTTATGGATTGCGATGGCCCCATGACTACTTTGAACCCCTCAAAATCTGGCGGAACAAAATTATCGCCATCTTTGTTCATCTTGAACTCGACCCGCAACCGTTCATTGACCCCTAATTTTTCTTTGCTCAAGTTGACATTGAAAGTAACTTCATCGTCTTGTGCCAAAGCTAGGGGCGCAACAAGAAACGCGCAAAGAAAAATCAACGAATATTGTAGAAAACGCCGCTGCATCACCAGTCTTTTTCATTTTTGATTTTGGCTCCCTTTACTTTTTTCGCCTCCAATTTTTCTTGAACCTTTTTCTCTTCGTTCTGCATGGCCTCTAAAAGGTTCTGTATCTGTTGTTTTGACAGTTGGTTCGGTCTAGGTTTCTTTTGTTCGTCAGGTTGGTCGCCTTTGTTGGGTTTTTGTTGCTGTTCTTTTTTCTGCTCTCCTTCCCCTTCTTTATTTTCTTCGGGCTTTTCATTGCCTTTGTCTCCTTCGTCCCCCTCATCTTTGTTTTGGTCTTCGTTCTGCTCTCCCTCGTCTTTCTTGTCGTTTTCGCCCTGGTTGTTCTGATCTTGGTTCTGCTGTTGTTGGTCTTGTTGGTCTTCGTTTTGTTCGTCGTCTTTGTTTTGGTCGTTTTTTTGTTCGTCTTGCTGTTTTTTCAACATTTCCTTGGCCAAGGCCAGGTTATACCGTGTCTCCTCATCATTCGGGTCATTGCGGAGGGCTTCTTTATAGGCTTCTACCGCCTTTTGATATTCTTTGTTCTTCATGTACACATTGCCCATGTTGTGATAGGCTTTGTGTTTTTCTGGTTTGGCCGTGGCTTTTTCACCAGCTTGTTTGAAGCGCCCAAAGGCTTCGCCAAAGCTCTCCCGGTTATAATAGGCCCTTCCTAAATTATAAGGGGCGGCAATATTTTCAGGATTTTTTGAAATGGCCTTACGGTAATCTACCTCGGCACCCACAAAATCGTTGGCCCGAAGCTCTTTATTTGCCTCATGGGTAAGGTTTTGTGCTGTTCTGATAGATTTTTCATCGATACCATTATCGCCAGCTTCTTCTTGTGTACGGCCAATCTGCCCGAACGCCAAGAAAACCAGTAAAAAGATCAAACCACTCCTATCCATGGTACTCTTCATTGAATAGATTCAATTTTTTTAACCACTGTGTTTTTCTGTCCAAAATGAAAACATCTAAAAATAGAAATAAAAGGCCAATGCCCAAGAACCATTGAAACTGGTCTTTGTATTCTGCAAACTGTTTGGCTTCGAACTCTTTCTTGTCCATTTTGTTCAGTTCTTCCTTGATAAAATCCACTGCATCATCGGTATTGGTGCCATCGATATATTCACCGTTGCCCTCATAGGCGATCTCTGCGAGCACAGACTCGTTCAATTTGGTGATGACCACTTCGCCCTCGGCATCTTTTTTAAGGCTTTCGACCACTCCGCTTCGCTTGATGGGAATGGGTGCGCCCTTGGTCTTGCCCACACCGATCGTGAACACACGAATACCATTTTCAACTGCATTTTCAACTGCCTTCAGGGTCGATCCCTCAGAATGGTCTTCACCATCGGAAATCACGAAAAGCACCCTGTTGGTCTGTTCGGCATCGTCGTAATAGGTGCTGGCCAAATCTATGGCCGCATTGATGGCCGTACCCTGTGATGACAGCATATTGGTGTTCATGCCCTGCAAAAACATTTTTGCGGCACCATAATCAGTAGTAATCGGCAGCTGTGGATATGCTTGCCCCGCATAGGCGATGATGCCTATTCGATCGCTGGCCAACTGGTTGATGATCTCTGAGACCAGTCGTTTTGACTTTTCTAAACGATTGGGGGCAATATCTTCTGCCAACATACTTTTTGAAACATCGACTGCGAAGACGATATCGACCCCTTCTCTTTTCACCGTTTCAAGTTTGGTGCCGATTTTTGGATTGACCAACCCGATAATCAAGAAGAAAAGGCCGGCCAACAAGAAGATCATTTTTAAGGAAGACTTCAAAATTGACCTGTTGGGGGCCAACCGTCTCAAAAGTTTTTTATCGGCGAACTGCTTTTGCACCTTGACTTTCCATAGTTGCAGCAATAGAAAGACCAAGACCATTATGGGCAAAATGGCCAGCAGATAAAAATGAATTTTTTCGTCAAGCTGTATCATTAGATAGAACTTCTAAAAAAAGTACTTCGAAGTACCCATTCCATTAACAGTAAAGCCCCGGCCAAAAAAACCAATGGCCTGAACTTTTCTTCGTATTTATAATATTTGAACTCTTCTATTTCGGTTTTTTCCAACTTGTTTATCTCTTCGTAGATTTCTTCAAGTTTCTCGTTGTCGGTCGCCCTGAAATAGGTGCCTCCGGTCAATTGGGCAATATCTTTCAAAAGCTCTTCGTCAATCTCTACTTGACGCATGCCATAGCGAAATGTACCGTCACGATTGTAGGCAATCGGTGTCAGTGCATTGCCATTGGTGCCTAGGCCGATGGTGTACGTCTTGATATTGTATTCAACAGCGAGGTCGGCAGCCGTTTGTGGCTCGATGAAGCCCGAGTTATTGACTCCGTCGGTCAATAAGATGATAACCTTGCTAATGGCCTTGCTTTCTTTCAATCTGTTGACCGAGGTCGCCAGCCCCATACCGATGGCGGTACCATCTTCCAGTTCGCCGTAAGAAATGTCACGAAGGGCATTCAGTACAATCGATTTGTCGCTGGTGATCGGGGTCTTTGTATAGCTTTCTCCGGCATAGGCCACTAAGCCAATTCGGTCGTTTGGTCTCTTTTTGATGAAATCGGCGGCCACTTCTTTCAAGGCGACCAAGCGGTTTGGTTTGAGGTCTCTTGCCAACATACTTGATGAGACATCGATGGCCATGACGATGTCGATTCCCTTGGTGGTTTTGGTACGTGTAGAGATATCTTCTGTTTGAGGCCTTGCCAAGGCAGTGATGACCAACGCCAATGCCAGCACTCTTAGCACAAAGAGCAAAGGTTTCAATTTCGGGAGCAATGAAGTATGTGAGAACCCTTTGAGACTTGACATTTTTAAGGAGGGTATTTCTCTCTTCCTTTTAAAAAAAGACCAAAGTATGGCCACTGGCAACAGTAACAGTAACCAAAAAAACTCAGGATTCGCGAATTCAATATGCTGCCACATCACACTTGGGCTTTAACATCGACCGAAGCCAATATACGTTCAACAATCTTTTCTGCATATTCATCACCGTCGAGCCAGTTCAACAAGACATGTTGTTGAAAGCCTTTTCCACCAAAACTCAAGATCACATATTTGCCACGTACCAGTTCATCAGAGTCAGGTACTTTGAATTGGCCGCTACCATAAACCTTCAATCCTTGTATCCCGGCTTTTGTCACAAACTCTTCTTGTTTGGTAATAATGTTTCTGGCCCCGTCTTCTTCGTATTTTTTCAAAATTTGCTCGAGGGTCTTTTCAAAATCGGGCTCGACCGCCTCTGTAAACGAGGTCGCTGTCGCCGCTACCGTGAAGAGGCTCTCTTGGCTGTTGTAGACAAAGGTCTGGGTGCCATCGATCTTTTCTTTTGCTTCTGTCGGGATCTCTACTTTTTGTCTGATGAGTACTTGGGGCGTTTCCAATTCTACAGGAGGGAATCCATATGAGCTGCTTACCCACTCACTTTCCAACAATTCTTTTGTAGGATGCCCCAAAACGGTGTCTTTTACTTCCTTGAAACCAAAATAGGCAATGGAGGCCGCGCCGCTCAAAAGCAAAACTCCCACAAAAATGGCGGCGGCCCAATAGATTCTTTTTTGGCGTTTTTTTCGGGCAAGCTCTTTGAGATATTCTTCATTCTGAAGTAGTTCTTCCTCTGTGGGCTCTGGTAAGGCCTCTTTGGTCTTGACCACGATCAATTCGACGGCTTTTCTATCTTGTTCTGCAATGGAAGTCTGTGGTCTTGACCTTGCAAATTTCACCAAGTCGGCAGTTTCGAGTACTTTCTTGAACTGTTCGATCGTAGCTTCTTCAAGATTGAGCTCTCCAGCATCTTTGAGCATTTCCAATTTATCGATGAGTTGGTTGGTGGTGCTCTCTAGGGCAGAAACATGTACTTCTTCCTCTAGGTACGATCTTACGATATTGGTCAGTTCAGAATAATACTTTTTGTATTCGTCTTGTATAAGGTATCTCGAATTTTCTAAGCGTTTCAATTCGAGCAATGCTCTGTCATATGCAGGTAAAAGGGCCTCTTTTTCTTCTTCGGTCAAGGGCTTTTTTCGAAGGAAAAACCAATAGATGGGGCCACCGATCAGAAGCAACGCCAAAAGAACCCCCAAAATGATCTTTATAATTCGGGCATAATTTTTTTTGACCTCTATCAAGGGCTTGATGTCGTACATTTTCTGAGTTAAGGTATCGACAGGTACCGTGGCGACCGCGATTTGAAAAGAATCGGTCAAAAAAGGCTGTTCGTTTATGCCGATTCGCTGTGGTGGTATGGTGTACGAACCACTGTCGAACTGCGTCAACGCATAGATGCGCTGAAGCGTCATTCGCTCTTTGTTTCTTGTGGTGTCGATGGTCAGGGCCTCGACCATTTCAAGGGGCGAAAAGGTTTGGTCTTCAGGAAAATGAACAAGGTCTGTCGAATCGGTCTCCACGGTTATCTTGTACCGAATTTGTTCTCCGATTTTGATGGAAGTGGTATCGACTTCGGCCTTGACCTTTGATTGTGCAAAAGAAAAATGGGCATGACAAAATAGCAACACTACGGCCAAGGCTTGGGCCAAGGGCGTTGTAAACATTGTATTTTGTCTGTCACACTTCATTTTATCCTCTCTTTTTGAAATAGCCCAGCAATTTTCTAACATAGCTTTCATCTACCCGGCAATGAATGATACCGCTGCCAGATTTGGTGAAAGAATCCACAAAATAATCGACCTTTTCATGATGAAACTTGGTGTAATCTTCACGAACCCTCTTTGATTGGGTATTGATCAGGCGCACATCGCCCGTTTCGGCGTCCAACAGTTGTACCAGACCCAGGTTCGGAATCGCTTTTTCCCTTTGGTCATAGACCCTGATACCCGTTACATCATGTTTGTTGCCCACAATTCGAAGCGTATTGTCATAGTCATCTGAAATGAAATCAGAAAGCACGAATACAATGGCTTTTTTCTTCATCACGTTGGTCAAAAACTTGAGTGCCTCGCCAATGTTGGTTCTAGAAGTATTGGGCTTGAATTCTAACAGTTCCCTGATAATTCGCAATACATGGCTTTTTCCCTTTTTTGGGGGAATGAAAAGCTCGACTTCTTCAGCAAACAAGATCAAGCCCACCTTGTCATTGTTTTGCATGGCCGAAAAGGCCAAGGTGGCCGATATTTCGGTAATCACCCCTTTTTTGAACTGATTGTGCGTGCCAAAAAATTCTGAACCGCTGATATCGACCAAAAGCATCATGGTCAATTCACGCTCTTCTTCGAACACTTTGACGAAAGGTTCGTTGTATCGGGCGGTGACATTCCAATCAATGCTTCGCACATCATCGCCAAATTGATATTGGCGTACCTCACTGAAGGTCATACCGCGACCTTTGAAAGTCGAATGGTACTCACCCCCAAAGATATGGTCAGACAACCGACGTGTCTTGATTTCTATCTTCCGTACTTTTTTGAGCAGTTCTTTGGTGTCCATTGAGGTTCAAGATTAATGCGTACTGGTTCAGTTCTAGGTTGGAACATTGAACACGAAACGATGAAACCCTAAGGTACCTCAACCTCGTTCACGATTCTATTGATGATTTCCTCTGAAGTGACATTCTCTGCTTCGGCTTCATAAGTGATGCCGATTCGATGGCGCAGCACATCATGCACGACCGCCCTTACATCTTCTGGAACCACATACCCTCTTTGTTTGATAAAGGCATAACATTTAGAGGCTATGGCCAAGTTGATGCTACCTCTGGGTGAGGCACCAAAGTTGATGAGGGGCTTAAGATTTTCCAATCCGAATTTTTCAGGATATCGTGTCGCGAACACCAGGTCAAGAATGTATTTCTCGATCTTTTCGTCCATATACACCTGTTGCGCCGCTTTTTGGGCGTCAAGAATCTGCTTAAGCGTAATCACAGGCTTAACTTCGTTCAGGGTACCGTTGAGGTTCTGGCGTATAATCAATTGTTCTTCGGTGAATTTCGGATAGTCGACAACCGTCTTGAGCATAAAACGGTCAACCTGAGCTTCTGGTAATGGGTAAGTACCCTCTTGCTCGACTGGGTTTTGTGTGGCCATAACCAAAAAGGGGGCATCGAGCTTAAAAGTTTCATCACCAATGGTCACCTGTTTTTCTTGCATGGCTTCCAAAAGTGCCGACTGCACTTTGGCGGGAGCCCGGTTGATCTCATCGGCCAAAACAAAATTGGCGAAAATGGGTCCCTTTTTGATTGAAAAATCGTTTTCCTTTATATTATAGATCAACGTACCGATTACGTCAGCAGGCAAGAGGTCGGGAGTAAACTGTATTCTACTGAAATCTCCTTTGACCGCTTTCGCCAATGTATTGATGGCCAAGGTCTTGGCCAACCCTGGGACGCCCTCCAAAAGAATGTGCCCCTGTCCTAAAAGACCTATTAGCAGGCGCTCAACCATCACTTTTTGTCCTACAATGACCTTGTTTATTTCCTGGGTGAGCAGGTTAATAAAAGCACTTTCCTTAGCAATTTTCTCGTTCACAGCGCTAATGTCAATAGTAGTATTTTCTTCCATAAAGATTATTTCGTAACGTTAATCAAATGAGCATTTTAAATAGACCGCAAAATGAAGATTTATTTAAAATTGAGCTGTTAATTAATGGTTAAAAATATCACGGAACCCCAAGTTTTATGAAGTATTTAAGGGATTAATTTTATATTTTCAAAAGTACCTAAAAACCATTTATGTATTCTAGAATTATTGCAGGAACAATGACATGGGGAAGTTGGGGCAAACAACTTTCCAAAAAAGAAATGATCGCCATGATGAACCATTGTATTGAGAACGGTATCTCAACCTTTGATCATGCCGATATCTATGGCAATTATGAAAACGAGAGCGAGTTTGGCAATGCATTTGCCGAGAGCGGTATTGATCGTGAGACCCTACAGCTGATCAGCAAATGTGGTATTCAAATGACCACGGGGCGTGATAACAAGGTAAAACACTATCAATATGACAAAGCCTATATCATATGGTCAGTCGAGCAATCGCTTCAAAAGCTTCGGACTGATTATCTTGATCTGCTGTTGCTGCACCGACCCAGTCCATTGATTCAACCAGATGAGGTGGCGCAAGCAGTTCAAACCTTATTAAGAGATGGGAAAATCAAGCAATTCGGGGTATCTAACTTTACCCCATCACAGATTGCATTGATCGAGACCAGTGTGCCGGTGACCGCTAACCAAGTAGAATTTTCACTGACCCATGTTGATTGTATGTACGATGGAACGTTTGACGATTGCCTCATCGAAAAAAGAATGGCCATGGCATGGAGCCCTTTGGGAAGCTATTTTAGGGAAAATGATGAAAAAAAGTCAAGACTGGCCAAGATTTTGCCCAAGCTAGAAGAAAAATACGGGGCCACCACCGATCAGTTGCTACTGGCCTGGTTGCTAAAACATCCCGCAAAGGTGCATCCAGTGGTGGGGACTACCAATAGAGAACGACTTTTAAAGGCCAACAAGGCCATAGCACTGAATTTAGAGCTCGAAGATTGGTTCATATTGCTCGAAGCCAGTCAGGGTTATCGCGTACCATAAAATCGTTGGCATGAAGAAGACAGTATTGATAACCGGAGCGACCAGCGGTATTGGCAAAGCCACGGCAGAACTATTGGCCGAAAAGGGATTCACATTAATCTTATGTGGAAGACGGCAAGAACGATTGAATGCACTTCGATCAAAACTTGCAAAAATGGCCAAAGCGACCACTTTGAATTTTGACGTTCGAGATAGGGAAGCGGTGTTCAAAGCCATTGGCTCTTTGCCAAAAGAATTTTCAACCATTGATGTACTCATCAACAATGCGGGCAATGCACATGGACTTGATGTGATCGACGAGGGAAATCTAGATGATTGGGACGCCATGCTCGATATCAATGTGAAGGGATTGCTCTATGTATCGAAAGCCATTTTGCCCCAGATGGTCGAACGAAAAACAGGCCATATCATCAATATTGGGTCTACGGCCGGGAAGGAAGTATATCCCAAAGGCAATGTGTATTGTGCCAGCAAGCATGCCGTAGATGCGATCAATCAGGGTATGCGCATCGATTTGAACGAACATGGCATCAGGGTCGGTGCCATCAATCCCGGTCTGGTTGAAACAGAGTTCAGTGAAGTGCGCTTCAAGGGCGATATCGAAAAAGCTGGAAAAGTATACCAGGGCTATCAACCTTTAAAACCAGAAGATGTTGCAGAGATTATCCTATTCGCGATTACCCGCCCGCCTCATGTGAACATTGCCGATTTGGTTGTGATGCCAACCGATCAGGCGAGTTCTACCATAATCAACAAAAAGGCATGATCAATAAACGACTTCTCGTTAAAAACCTACTGGCCCATAATGATGAGAACAGTTTTTATGATAAGAAGCGCTTTATCTCCATTGGTGAAAAAGAAGGAAAGGCCAAATTTCTGAAACACGTTTGTGCGTTGGCGAACAGCAACCCGAAGAACAACTCATATATTGTGGTGGGGGTTGAAGATGAGAACAATAAGATAATAGGGGTCGATTTCTTTGATGATAGCAAAATACAGAATCTCGTCAATGCATATTTAGACAACCCACCCATTATCAACTATGAGAATATACACTTTCCAAAACTGCCCGAAGGAAAAGTGGTGGGGCTCGTGACCATTAGGTCGAACGGCAAAATATGCTCCCTTAGAAAAAACATTTGGAAATATTACGGAGGCGCTGTTTTTTTTAGGGAGGGAAGTATCAGTATGCCGAAAGTCTTTGATATTGAACTGAAAGATATCAATGCCAAAATTGTTGGGAGGCTTGAGCAGCATGCCCGAAACAACATTGAACTTACGCTTGACGGCGTCATCGATTTTATCAACAACCGACATGCCAATTTGACCAGCCACTACAAGGTCTTCAAAGAACAGTTTGTGGTTTGTTGGGCCGGACATCAAAAAAAGGTCAAGAACCAAGAGTATTATTCAAGGGTCGATATCGAGCTGATCAACGAGCAGGTAAAATTGTTTTA is a window from the Muricauda sp. SCSIO 65647 genome containing:
- a CDS encoding SDR family NAD(P)-dependent oxidoreductase, whose product is MKKTVLITGATSGIGKATAELLAEKGFTLILCGRRQERLNALRSKLAKMAKATTLNFDVRDREAVFKAIGSLPKEFSTIDVLINNAGNAHGLDVIDEGNLDDWDAMLDINVKGLLYVSKAILPQMVERKTGHIINIGSTAGKEVYPKGNVYCASKHAVDAINQGMRIDLNEHGIRVGAINPGLVETEFSEVRFKGDIEKAGKVYQGYQPLKPEDVAEIILFAITRPPHVNIADLVVMPTDQASSTIINKKA
- a CDS encoding DUF58 domain-containing protein; amino-acid sequence: MDTKELLKKVRKIEIKTRRLSDHIFGGEYHSTFKGRGMTFSEVRQYQFGDDVRSIDWNVTARYNEPFVKVFEEERELTMMLLVDISGSEFFGTHNQFKKGVITEISATLAFSAMQNNDKVGLILFAEEVELFIPPKKGKSHVLRIIRELLEFKPNTSRTNIGEALKFLTNVMKKKAIVFVLSDFISDDYDNTLRIVGNKHDVTGIRVYDQREKAIPNLGLVQLLDAETGDVRLINTQSKRVREDYTKFHHEKVDYFVDSFTKSGSGIIHCRVDESYVRKLLGYFKKRG
- a CDS encoding ATP-binding protein is translated as MINKRLLVKNLLAHNDENSFYDKKRFISIGEKEGKAKFLKHVCALANSNPKNNSYIVVGVEDENNKIIGVDFFDDSKIQNLVNAYLDNPPIINYENIHFPKLPEGKVVGLVTIRSNGKICSLRKNIWKYYGGAVFFREGSISMPKVFDIELKDINAKIVGRLEQHARNNIELTLDGVIDFINNRHANLTSHYKVFKEQFVVCWAGHQKKVKNQEYYSRVDIELINEQVKLFYSALDEITIDYNDDSFAILEFVQLGLGKLQKYYPLEEVIITFSENGTYQLNSQLVFDPPQYEKKTLHHIFNANQAVLEKLRNNIVLNQAEKRDLEHLPDTFLICYLNGFEDSKDHMENARSLLKNVDKKIYQSLKEALRIIRKVNYN
- a CDS encoding AAA family ATPase: MEENTTIDISAVNEKIAKESAFINLLTQEINKVIVGQKVMVERLLIGLLGQGHILLEGVPGLAKTLAINTLAKAVKGDFSRIQFTPDLLPADVIGTLIYNIKENDFSIKKGPIFANFVLADEINRAPAKVQSALLEAMQEKQVTIGDETFKLDAPFLVMATQNPVEQEGTYPLPEAQVDRFMLKTVVDYPKFTEEQLIIRQNLNGTLNEVKPVITLKQILDAQKAAQQVYMDEKIEKYILDLVFATRYPEKFGLENLKPLINFGASPRGSINLAIASKCYAFIKQRGYVVPEDVRAVVHDVLRHRIGITYEAEAENVTSEEIINRIVNEVEVP
- a CDS encoding BatD family protein, whose protein sequence is MKCDRQNTMFTTPLAQALAVVLLFCHAHFSFAQSKVKAEVDTTSIKIGEQIRYKITVETDSTDLVHFPEDQTFSPLEMVEALTIDTTRNKERMTLQRIYALTQFDSGSYTIPPQRIGINEQPFLTDSFQIAVATVPVDTLTQKMYDIKPLIEVKKNYARIIKIILGVLLALLLIGGPIYWFFLRKKPLTEEEKEALLPAYDRALLELKRLENSRYLIQDEYKKYYSELTNIVRSYLEEEVHVSALESTTNQLIDKLEMLKDAGELNLEEATIEQFKKVLETADLVKFARSRPQTSIAEQDRKAVELIVVKTKEALPEPTEEELLQNEEYLKELARKKRQKRIYWAAAIFVGVLLLSGAASIAYFGFKEVKDTVLGHPTKELLESEWVSSSYGFPPVELETPQVLIRQKVEIPTEAKEKIDGTQTFVYNSQESLFTVAATATSFTEAVEPDFEKTLEQILKKYEEDGARNIITKQEEFVTKAGIQGLKVYGSGQFKVPDSDELVRGKYVILSFGGKGFQQHVLLNWLDGDEYAEKIVERILASVDVKAQV
- a CDS encoding aldo/keto reductase family oxidoreductase, giving the protein MYSRIIAGTMTWGSWGKQLSKKEMIAMMNHCIENGISTFDHADIYGNYENESEFGNAFAESGIDRETLQLISKCGIQMTTGRDNKVKHYQYDKAYIIWSVEQSLQKLRTDYLDLLLLHRPSPLIQPDEVAQAVQTLLRDGKIKQFGVSNFTPSQIALIETSVPVTANQVEFSLTHVDCMYDGTFDDCLIEKRMAMAWSPLGSYFRENDEKKSRLAKILPKLEEKYGATTDQLLLAWLLKHPAKVHPVVGTTNRERLLKANKAIALNLELEDWFILLEASQGYRVP